A stretch of Arcobacter arenosus DNA encodes these proteins:
- the hisG gene encoding ATP phosphoribosyltransferase, which yields MLTIALPKGRIAEETLDKFEKAFGEKFIFEDRKLILEKSGFRFLNVRNQDVPTYVMHGAADLGVVGLDVLEEKEYDLIKLLNLQLGKCKVAFGLRRGEELDMSKSKITVATKHEKIAKRYFEERAMAVQIIKLYGSIELAPLVGLCDCIVDIVETGTTMKQNGLEVGPTIMESSAHLIANKNSYYAKKDLIFDLRTKLEAVL from the coding sequence ATGCTAACAATTGCATTGCCTAAGGGTAGAATTGCAGAAGAGACTCTTGATAAATTTGAGAAAGCTTTTGGTGAAAAATTTATTTTCGAAGATAGAAAATTAATTTTAGAAAAAAGTGGATTCAGATTTTTAAATGTAAGAAATCAAGATGTACCAACATATGTAATGCATGGTGCTGCAGATCTTGGAGTTGTTGGTTTAGACGTTCTTGAAGAAAAAGAGTATGATTTAATTAAATTGTTAAATTTACAGTTAGGAAAATGTAAAGTTGCTTTTGGTCTTAGACGTGGTGAAGAACTTGATATGTCAAAAAGTAAAATTACTGTTGCAACAAAACATGAAAAAATTGCAAAAAGATATTTTGAAGAAAGAGCAATGGCTGTTCAAATTATCAAACTATATGGTTCAATTGAACTTGCACCTTTAGTTGGACTTTGTGATTGTATTGTTGATATTGTTGAAACTGGAACTACTATGAAACAAAACGGCCTTGAAGTGGGACCTACTATTATGGAAAGTTCAGCACATTTAATTGCAAATAAAAACTCATATTATGCAAAAAAAGATTTAATTTTTGATTTAAGAACTAAGTTAGAGGCAGTTCTTTAA
- a CDS encoding type III pantothenate kinase, with protein sequence MCDIGNTTFHFLIEEKHKRYFLEENLPKFNDDIFYISVNKTATKKLKQINPQAKNIKKLMNFETSYVGLGIDRAVASYFEKDAVIVDAGSAITVDIMENGIHKGGFILPGFRAFMKTYPKISKKLKFDFEKNINLDKIPLQTKDAITYAMMKSIILPIKEVSKDRRIIFTGGDGELLSKHFENSIYKKDLIFENMKRIIDANNCIA encoded by the coding sequence TTGTGTGATATTGGAAACACTACATTTCATTTTTTAATAGAGGAAAAACACAAAAGATACTTTCTTGAAGAAAATCTTCCAAAATTTAATGATGATATTTTTTATATATCCGTAAATAAAACTGCAACTAAAAAATTAAAGCAAATTAATCCTCAGGCAAAAAATATAAAAAAATTAATGAATTTTGAAACCTCTTATGTTGGATTAGGAATAGATAGAGCAGTTGCGAGTTATTTTGAAAAGGATGCCGTAATTGTTGATGCAGGTAGTGCAATTACAGTTGATATTATGGAAAATGGTATTCATAAAGGTGGTTTTATATTACCTGGATTTAGAGCATTTATGAAAACTTATCCAAAAATTTCTAAAAAACTAAAGTTTGATTTTGAAAAAAATATAAATTTAGATAAAATACCGCTTCAAACAAAAGATGCTATAACATATGCTATGATGAAATCAATCATTTTACCAATCAAAGAAGTAAGCAAAGATAGAAGAATTATCTTCACAGGTGGAGATGGAGAGCTATTAAGTAAACATTTTGAAAATAGCATTTATAAAAAAGATTTAATATTTGAGAACATGAAAAGGATAATTGATGCTAACAATTGCATTGCCTAA